One stretch of Streptomyces hygroscopicus DNA includes these proteins:
- a CDS encoding hydrolase produces MTPATERPNTPATERSRPAPARPRLIATDLDGTLLQDDKTVSDRTVAALAAAERAGIEVFFVTGRPARWMDVVSAHVHGHGLAICANGAAVVDLHQGGLPIEVRPLAADQALAVVEALREAAPGTSFAVERSGGIFYEPEYPPFHLDPGAIVAPAEKLLHDGFAHADMPVLKLLAHHPELAPDAFLRLARSVAGAYGDFTRSSPSALLEVSGLGVSKASTLARCCAERGISAAEVVAFGDMPNDLEMLMWAGTSYAMANAHPDVLAATTHRTASNTEDGVAAVIERILAG; encoded by the coding sequence GTGACTCCTGCGACCGAGCGGCCGAACACCCCGGCCACAGAGCGTTCCCGCCCCGCCCCGGCCCGGCCCCGGCTGATCGCCACCGACCTCGACGGCACCCTGCTGCAGGACGACAAGACGGTCTCCGACCGCACTGTGGCGGCGCTCGCGGCGGCCGAGCGGGCGGGCATCGAGGTGTTCTTCGTCACCGGCCGCCCGGCCCGGTGGATGGACGTCGTCAGCGCCCATGTGCACGGCCACGGCCTGGCGATCTGCGCCAACGGCGCCGCCGTGGTCGATCTGCACCAGGGCGGGCTGCCGATCGAGGTCCGCCCGCTCGCCGCCGACCAGGCCCTCGCCGTCGTGGAGGCGCTGCGCGAGGCGGCCCCCGGCACGTCCTTCGCGGTCGAGCGCAGCGGCGGGATCTTCTACGAACCGGAGTACCCGCCGTTCCACCTCGACCCGGGCGCGATCGTCGCCCCCGCCGAGAAGCTGCTCCACGACGGATTCGCGCACGCCGACATGCCGGTCCTCAAGCTGCTCGCCCACCACCCCGAGCTGGCGCCCGACGCCTTCCTCCGGCTGGCCCGCTCGGTGGCCGGGGCCTACGGCGACTTCACCCGCTCCAGCCCGTCCGCCCTGCTGGAGGTCAGCGGGCTCGGGGTCAGCAAGGCCAGCACGCTGGCCCGGTGCTGTGCCGAGCGCGGGATCTCCGCCGCGGAGGTCGTGGCCTTCGGCGACATGCCCAATGACCTGGAGATGCTGATGTGGGCGGGCACCTCCTACGCGATGGCCAACGCCCATCCGGATGTGCTCGCCGCGACCACCCACCGCACGGCGAGCAATACCGAGGACGGCGTCGCCGCCGTCATCGAGCGGATCCTGGCGGGCTGA